One Novipirellula artificiosorum DNA segment encodes these proteins:
- a CDS encoding protein kinase domain-containing protein: MIKCDDAALAALLNTCDDVDEHDSDVALHVESCEYCQSRLSELAADAEQWDAVSQWLSPGDVTSEIYAESLDARERWKRPSAWTETMAKSLLSAASHPEMLGRIGRYDVERLIGSGGMGVVFKAYDTELNRPVAVKLLAPYLAGNGAARKRFAREARAAAAVVDDHVVPIHNVETESEHPFLVMKYIAGGSLQQRLDREGPLEVCEVLRIGMQTAKGLAAAHAQGLIHRDVKPSNILLDEGVERALLTDFGLARAEDDACLTRSGFHPGTPHYMSPEQVRGEAIDGRSDLFGLGCVLYALCTGHPPFRAETSYAVLRRITDTEPRPIRETNPDVPSWLEQIVMKLLAKSRADRFDSAADVAELLEDCLAHVQQPTTTPLPESIAALAPRQSRRPPVGKVIAAAAFAFSLIFAGVLIVLELNKGTLTIESEADDVPIRIMQGDEIVEKLTVTKSGGSVRIAAGIYKIEFDGEFEGISLKDNIVSLKRRRTETIRIIREVKSIENGDNDVAEKSHSPLNGPYNFRTSPQYKDLSADDRGKLDTVHNDFNLLWGALHRFASEHNDAVPMSLEDLVPRYLKSLPKDPFATATTAAKTDLGIYRSSLGGYGYHYCRGKGQSWIVASVGLPDFPYLAERGNVGLYLPKGRWISKSLDVVPPLDEETSAEHGDVNNQFASPAHATTVNNLSQLMAALHQYHEDKGHFPPASVLGKDGNGGPPHSWRVEILPWLGEQALYDQYRFDEPWDSEHNKPLLSQIPDVFRGIVNSEVDDPNSVYSAYYAVTSNDVSKRAVELEEAKRRGHEIDSYGFGGDAENERNSIIEAEVPAGTTFFWNQRGSEFRYILDGTSNTIAIVEARRDIPWTQPTDIDYSADKPLPQLGRNDGGWFAAFADGTVKQIATYNDERTIRNLLTIDDGNQVVPHLVKRFQIREAVAASGSVLQGEGLSTTAQRPGGTLLSWMTDEPPIICEDDIQAIELRDDPANKSSFQVKMTLSDVAGKRLLAETARMCEQSTPEHSPHLVILIDGSSVSEPRVVTPIGATLVISGLTGREQAQVIVSHVRRTIALANQAIDEQHASEPVEAGAATIPVIPKKLSGHEIGEDEEEVSDTLSRSEAAPANRMETEIASYNESTKALYPNLADSPLTPEELIAWASWYVERDVDLSPGMKTALGTIAQEHRLPFNLTFRGGVQELLACEPPVECYRISVHDEETNEMLAIRERFVQPSKGFPKPDMSVYHEGTRLATAVKRFNARHREINGQRQLPLTEDEVVAAILYEQTKRDGADVSDSLFESLQNIAHTRTLPEGTELDLIPTFGVQGGSTYTICSIRVKMPQNEKGREGWTYAFEIRKQFISVKHGNTGEIHWGKPAENGLQAGVRISPPLQKYKIGQQLEIEIAYRNIFSEQLAGSLPNFLSYDKVQVHDAAGVSMTLIDREAEKIIGGWRGAGWNDQPQTLRGRPIALVTEQTQQDSFDRRTLFVVVQPGQKYTLQFAVGNYADGAEGSIETGKVEFSVLGPGAGSTTSDESKNSAVAVPPMEFDTLEDFLKPGKELFDREMQQIDERLASAEEGTAEHTLFKTKKKQLQERWDLGVAQVKGMVAAAKAGNPVQLAPIVIPSNPTPWRAPLPDPLQTHDEEIAKVLTGTWDIKQLTESGKDVPFDEGSVTFGANMLMMRFKLGDEEGEQQYMYRISGDKIDLWEYDPEETQTDRTQPMLGSFRLANNTLRICHHDRPMEVGQPQPRPPLLPGRGLVFWELQRNDDHNKGRETKPLSTDSWEVRVDGRFGTLQVLKPVSLTDAVGKFNEVARTHEVGRDQPELTAEEVVGALRLLVARKECNEATRKDFQQVIDSQMLRPGHIIQFNTQSETEGHLFTVWAIQFGDDDSYAWFKIRNATLISRLKSAEERKAWEQAKDAMAKSFREAKLSGQLRHKMESHASEPTNIPGFSFETNLVPLDRSK; the protein is encoded by the coding sequence ATGATAAAGTGTGATGATGCAGCGCTCGCCGCTCTACTGAATACTTGTGACGACGTTGACGAGCACGACAGTGATGTGGCTCTGCACGTTGAGTCCTGTGAGTATTGCCAGAGCCGGTTGTCAGAGCTGGCCGCCGATGCTGAGCAATGGGACGCAGTGTCGCAATGGCTTTCACCAGGCGACGTGACTTCTGAGATTTACGCCGAGTCACTCGACGCCAGGGAACGCTGGAAACGTCCGTCTGCCTGGACGGAGACAATGGCGAAGTCGCTGCTTTCGGCGGCCAGTCACCCCGAGATGCTGGGCCGCATTGGTCGCTACGATGTGGAACGCCTGATCGGCAGCGGTGGGATGGGTGTGGTTTTCAAAGCTTACGACACGGAACTCAATCGGCCAGTGGCGGTGAAATTGCTGGCTCCGTACTTGGCTGGCAACGGTGCCGCACGCAAGCGGTTCGCTCGGGAAGCTCGCGCGGCAGCGGCGGTGGTGGATGATCATGTCGTGCCGATCCACAACGTCGAAACCGAAAGCGAACATCCGTTTCTGGTGATGAAGTACATCGCGGGCGGTTCGCTGCAACAGCGGCTCGATCGCGAAGGGCCACTCGAAGTTTGCGAAGTCCTGCGGATCGGCATGCAGACCGCGAAAGGGCTGGCTGCCGCGCACGCTCAGGGTTTGATCCATCGCGATGTCAAACCGTCGAACATCCTCCTGGATGAAGGCGTCGAGCGAGCGCTGCTGACCGACTTCGGTCTGGCACGCGCCGAAGACGATGCTTGCTTGACTCGCAGCGGCTTCCATCCTGGCACGCCTCACTATATGTCGCCCGAACAAGTGCGCGGCGAAGCCATCGACGGGCGCAGCGATCTCTTCGGACTCGGCTGCGTACTGTACGCCTTGTGTACCGGCCATCCACCCTTCCGCGCCGAAACCAGCTACGCGGTTCTCCGTCGCATCACCGACACGGAACCTCGCCCGATTCGCGAAACCAACCCCGACGTTCCGTCATGGCTCGAACAAATCGTGATGAAGCTGCTCGCCAAATCGCGGGCTGACCGTTTTGACTCGGCGGCAGACGTGGCTGAGCTGCTGGAGGACTGTTTGGCCCACGTTCAGCAACCGACAACGACTCCTCTGCCCGAGTCCATTGCCGCATTGGCCCCACGACAAAGCCGTCGTCCGCCGGTCGGAAAAGTCATCGCTGCGGCAGCCTTTGCTTTTTCACTGATCTTCGCTGGCGTGTTGATCGTGCTGGAGTTGAACAAAGGGACGCTGACGATCGAGTCCGAGGCGGATGACGTGCCGATCCGCATTATGCAGGGGGACGAAATTGTTGAGAAGCTGACAGTCACGAAGTCAGGCGGGTCTGTTCGCATAGCGGCGGGAATATACAAAATCGAATTCGATGGTGAATTTGAAGGAATCTCGCTGAAGGACAACATCGTTTCGCTGAAGCGAAGACGGACGGAAACGATCAGGATCATCCGTGAAGTGAAGTCAATAGAAAACGGCGATAACGACGTCGCCGAGAAATCACATTCGCCGTTGAACGGTCCGTACAACTTCCGAACCTCGCCGCAATACAAAGATTTGTCAGCCGATGATCGTGGGAAACTCGATACCGTCCACAACGATTTCAACTTGTTGTGGGGAGCACTCCACAGATTTGCATCTGAGCACAACGACGCCGTACCAATGTCTCTGGAGGATCTCGTCCCTCGCTATCTGAAGAGTCTTCCCAAAGATCCGTTTGCGACTGCGACAACGGCCGCGAAGACAGATCTCGGCATTTATCGCAGCTCACTCGGTGGCTACGGGTATCACTATTGCCGTGGCAAAGGGCAATCCTGGATCGTTGCCAGCGTCGGCTTGCCGGATTTCCCGTACCTTGCGGAGCGAGGAAATGTCGGTCTTTACCTGCCCAAAGGGCGTTGGATTTCCAAGTCTCTTGATGTTGTGCCGCCGTTGGATGAAGAGACAAGCGCAGAGCACGGCGACGTCAACAATCAATTCGCTTCGCCAGCTCACGCCACAACCGTCAACAACCTTTCGCAGTTGATGGCCGCGCTGCATCAGTACCATGAGGACAAAGGCCACTTCCCGCCGGCATCGGTTTTGGGCAAGGATGGCAACGGTGGACCGCCGCATAGCTGGCGTGTTGAAATTCTGCCGTGGCTCGGTGAGCAGGCTCTGTACGACCAGTATCGCTTTGACGAACCGTGGGACAGCGAACACAACAAACCGCTACTGTCGCAGATTCCGGATGTGTTTCGAGGAATCGTCAACAGTGAAGTTGACGATCCCAATTCGGTCTATTCAGCCTACTATGCGGTAACGTCCAATGATGTGTCGAAACGGGCAGTGGAACTGGAAGAGGCAAAACGGCGAGGCCACGAAATCGACTCTTACGGCTTTGGGGGCGACGCAGAGAACGAACGCAACAGCATAATTGAAGCGGAGGTTCCCGCAGGAACGACATTTTTCTGGAACCAACGTGGTTCTGAGTTTCGTTACATTCTGGACGGCACTTCCAACACGATCGCTATTGTCGAAGCTCGAAGAGACATCCCATGGACACAACCAACCGACATCGATTATTCCGCCGACAAGCCGCTACCACAGCTCGGACGCAATGACGGAGGATGGTTCGCTGCGTTTGCCGATGGCACTGTCAAGCAAATCGCTACCTACAACGATGAACGCACCATTCGTAACTTGCTAACAATCGATGATGGCAATCAAGTTGTACCGCATCTCGTTAAACGATTTCAGATCCGAGAAGCGGTGGCTGCATCGGGCTCCGTGTTGCAGGGAGAAGGACTTTCCACGACTGCCCAACGACCGGGCGGAACGCTTTTAAGTTGGATGACTGATGAACCGCCGATCATCTGTGAAGACGACATCCAGGCGATTGAATTGAGGGATGATCCTGCCAACAAATCCAGCTTCCAAGTAAAGATGACACTCTCGGATGTTGCGGGGAAGAGATTGCTGGCCGAGACCGCACGTATGTGTGAGCAGTCCACGCCTGAACACTCGCCGCATCTGGTGATTTTGATTGACGGGTCCAGCGTGAGCGAACCTCGCGTTGTGACACCGATCGGCGCAACCCTGGTCATTTCCGGTCTAACCGGTCGCGAGCAAGCGCAGGTCATTGTATCGCACGTTCGCCGCACGATTGCCCTGGCGAATCAAGCCATCGACGAGCAACACGCATCCGAACCGGTTGAGGCTGGCGCGGCCACAATTCCGGTGATTCCAAAAAAACTCAGTGGGCATGAAATCGGAGAAGACGAAGAAGAGGTGTCGGATACCCTGAGTCGCTCCGAAGCCGCACCGGCCAATCGAATGGAAACCGAGATTGCCAGCTACAACGAGAGCACGAAAGCTCTCTACCCCAACCTGGCAGATTCACCGTTGACGCCAGAGGAATTGATCGCCTGGGCGTCTTGGTATGTGGAACGAGACGTGGATTTGTCACCGGGAATGAAGACCGCTCTAGGAACGATCGCTCAGGAACATCGACTTCCATTCAATCTCACGTTTCGCGGGGGCGTGCAGGAATTGTTGGCATGCGAGCCACCGGTAGAGTGCTACCGAATCTCGGTTCATGATGAAGAAACCAACGAGATGCTGGCTATTCGCGAGCGATTCGTTCAGCCCTCCAAAGGGTTCCCGAAGCCCGATATGTCTGTGTACCACGAAGGAACACGACTGGCGACTGCCGTCAAACGTTTCAACGCGCGGCATCGCGAAATTAACGGACAACGGCAGTTGCCTTTGACGGAGGACGAAGTCGTCGCAGCCATTCTTTATGAGCAAACGAAACGCGATGGAGCGGACGTCAGTGATTCACTGTTCGAGAGCCTTCAAAACATCGCTCACACACGGACTCTTCCTGAAGGAACGGAACTAGATTTGATCCCTACATTTGGGGTCCAAGGAGGGTCGACGTACACGATCTGTTCTATTCGCGTGAAGATGCCGCAAAACGAAAAGGGTCGTGAAGGCTGGACGTATGCGTTTGAGATTCGCAAGCAGTTTATTTCCGTGAAGCATGGCAATACTGGTGAGATTCATTGGGGCAAGCCAGCGGAGAATGGGTTGCAGGCTGGCGTTCGTATCAGTCCGCCACTACAGAAATACAAAATCGGTCAACAGCTTGAAATTGAAATCGCCTATCGCAACATCTTCAGTGAACAGCTAGCCGGTTCGCTTCCCAACTTCCTTTCTTATGACAAAGTCCAGGTTCACGATGCTGCTGGCGTTTCGATGACCTTAATCGATCGCGAGGCGGAAAAGATCATTGGTGGCTGGAGAGGCGCTGGCTGGAATGATCAGCCGCAGACTCTTCGCGGACGACCGATCGCGCTGGTGACAGAGCAAACTCAGCAGGACTCATTCGATCGTCGTACGCTGTTCGTGGTTGTACAGCCCGGCCAAAAGTACACATTGCAGTTTGCTGTTGGAAACTACGCGGATGGAGCCGAAGGATCAATCGAGACTGGCAAGGTCGAATTTTCCGTATTGGGTCCCGGAGCAGGTTCCACGACTTCCGATGAATCGAAAAACTCTGCTGTGGCTGTTCCGCCGATGGAATTCGACACGCTTGAGGATTTCCTGAAACCCGGCAAAGAACTGTTTGACCGGGAGATGCAGCAGATTGACGAGCGTTTGGCGTCAGCCGAAGAAGGGACTGCCGAGCATACTCTGTTCAAGACGAAGAAGAAACAATTGCAGGAGCGATGGGATCTGGGTGTTGCTCAGGTGAAAGGCATGGTTGCCGCAGCGAAAGCCGGGAACCCCGTGCAACTCGCACCGATTGTGATCCCAAGTAACCCAACTCCATGGCGAGCGCCGTTGCCCGATCCATTGCAGACGCATGATGAAGAGATAGCGAAAGTCCTCACTGGAACTTGGGATATCAAGCAATTGACGGAGTCTGGCAAAGACGTTCCGTTCGACGAGGGCTCAGTAACCTTTGGCGCGAACATGTTGATGATGCGTTTCAAGCTGGGAGACGAAGAGGGCGAGCAACAGTACATGTACCGCATTTCTGGCGACAAGATCGACCTTTGGGAATACGATCCCGAAGAAACCCAGACGGATCGAACTCAGCCGATGCTCGGATCGTTCAGGCTCGCCAACAACACACTCCGTATCTGTCACCACGATCGACCAATGGAAGTCGGCCAGCCTCAACCACGCCCGCCGCTCCTACCCGGCAGGGGGCTTGTCTTTTGGGAACTGCAACGCAACGACGACCATAACAAGGGACGAGAAACCAAACCACTGTCAACTGATTCATGGGAAGTGCGGGTCGATGGCAGATTCGGCACGCTGCAAGTTCTCAAGCCGGTTTCACTCACGGACGCAGTCGGCAAGTTCAACGAGGTGGCAAGAACACATGAAGTCGGGCGCGATCAGCCCGAACTTACGGCAGAGGAAGTGGTCGGAGCATTGCGGCTGTTGGTGGCGAGAAAGGAATGCAACGAAGCGACCCGGAAAGACTTTCAGCAGGTCATTGACTCACAGATGTTGCGGCCAGGTCACATAATCCAGTTCAACACGCAATCTGAAACGGAAGGGCACTTGTTTACGGTTTGGGCGATTCAATTTGGCGATGATGATTCGTATGCGTGGTTCAAGATTCGCAACGCGACGTTGATATCCCGCCTGAAATCTGCGGAGGAACGAAAGGCATGGGAACAAGCGAAAGACGCAATGGCGAAGAGCTTTCGCGAGGCCAAGCTAAGTGGTCAGTTGCGTCACAAAATGGAATCTCATGCGTCTGAACCAACAAATATCCCCGGCTTTAGCTTTGAAACAAATCTCGTGCCCTTGGACCGTTCAAAATGA
- a CDS encoding formylglycine-generating enzyme family protein codes for MILSPNVSGKLSWKGALAMAILAIIALPYWSLAQSAADPPQTEASSMPELVIQESSEETAITEEVVGDIRYLHPPAIAQSLIVEEGAWGPNVDGLKAAFLMSDIVGRSDDSMFVNGALVVKNVSEEPVWFSETASTAIPKLYSVDDKRIAIETGPFLSTAIGHRFYQACSIVRRTILAPGEQCVLDRECELAVYSPDRNTRWGNSIHTVFERATVPPGRYSVAVDFTPGLQSESYWNDLVEHSKIEIALPDFYENGQVVPRSVPGEWYGSLQTGRVQLTAFDGSDATKINESRKVPADVADNLRIGSRNGLTFFKRDGVLRLYDQQVPHALVAFVPAHDGVFITEGVLKLRSTCLRNLLDISEQQVKLIDLCSGNLLTHFVPNQEGELELQDAKNAERVSNKVNPGQESTSEQNDISHTLERWVSVSPLKVTVASAGTAKVLDDYSVRLDGERVEMVVADAKFAYRWCPAGEFKMGASEDARREYGERFVPQQDVLISTGFWMQETEVTQLQYEKVMGQRPAFWNVSLQSDDISQHPVEQITWFEATEFCARLSNMDVANNYRLPTEAEWEYSCRAGTTTTRYGDLKDIAWTFQTTEEGGEGGSGHRHVGKKKPNAWGLYDMLGNVAEWCSDWHGPPPLQFIADPTGPESGESRIVRGDDCFADCSESFPGCLAGARASWRPDDSSRIIGFRVVRIPANAEKGSHIEQ; via the coding sequence ATGATTTTGTCACCCAATGTCTCCGGCAAGCTGTCCTGGAAAGGCGCATTGGCAATGGCCATCCTTGCCATCATCGCGTTGCCTTATTGGTCGCTGGCGCAGTCTGCAGCGGATCCACCGCAGACCGAAGCCTCGTCTATGCCCGAACTAGTCATTCAAGAGAGCAGTGAAGAAACAGCAATCACAGAGGAAGTCGTCGGAGACATTCGATACCTTCATCCGCCTGCCATCGCCCAGTCATTGATTGTGGAAGAAGGTGCCTGGGGGCCTAATGTTGACGGACTGAAAGCTGCATTCTTGATGAGCGACATCGTCGGACGATCCGATGACTCGATGTTCGTCAATGGCGCACTCGTTGTCAAAAACGTTAGTGAAGAGCCGGTTTGGTTTTCAGAGACGGCATCAACAGCCATTCCGAAGCTGTACAGCGTCGACGACAAAAGGATCGCGATTGAAACGGGGCCTTTTCTATCGACTGCAATCGGACATCGCTTCTATCAGGCTTGCAGCATCGTGCGGCGAACGATCCTCGCGCCGGGCGAACAATGCGTGCTTGATCGAGAGTGTGAATTGGCGGTCTACAGTCCGGATAGAAATACTCGATGGGGAAATAGCATTCACACTGTTTTTGAGCGTGCAACTGTACCGCCGGGCAGATACTCCGTCGCGGTTGACTTTACTCCCGGACTTCAATCCGAAAGCTATTGGAACGATCTTGTTGAACATAGCAAAATCGAGATTGCTCTACCTGACTTCTACGAGAATGGACAAGTCGTACCGCGAAGTGTGCCGGGTGAGTGGTATGGATCACTGCAAACGGGCCGAGTTCAGCTCACTGCGTTCGATGGTAGCGACGCAACGAAGATCAACGAGTCGCGGAAAGTGCCTGCCGATGTCGCCGATAATCTGCGAATCGGGAGTCGGAACGGACTTACCTTCTTTAAACGCGATGGAGTTTTACGACTGTACGATCAGCAAGTACCGCACGCGCTGGTGGCTTTTGTTCCCGCGCACGATGGCGTGTTCATTACCGAGGGTGTGCTCAAGCTACGTTCTACATGCTTACGCAATCTGCTGGATATATCCGAGCAGCAGGTGAAACTGATTGACCTGTGTTCCGGCAATTTACTAACGCATTTCGTGCCAAATCAAGAAGGTGAACTCGAACTGCAAGACGCGAAGAACGCAGAAAGGGTGTCGAACAAAGTAAATCCTGGTCAGGAATCGACTTCCGAGCAAAATGATATTTCTCACACACTGGAACGCTGGGTTTCAGTGAGTCCGTTGAAGGTGACGGTCGCCTCTGCAGGAACGGCCAAAGTTCTTGACGACTACAGCGTGCGGCTGGATGGAGAGCGTGTCGAGATGGTTGTCGCGGACGCAAAGTTTGCATACCGTTGGTGCCCGGCTGGTGAATTCAAAATGGGTGCGTCCGAAGATGCACGAAGGGAGTATGGCGAACGTTTCGTACCACAGCAAGACGTGCTTATCTCAACCGGGTTTTGGATGCAGGAAACGGAAGTCACGCAATTGCAGTATGAGAAAGTGATGGGACAACGTCCGGCATTTTGGAATGTCAGTTTGCAGTCGGACGACATCTCACAACACCCGGTTGAGCAGATTACGTGGTTCGAAGCAACGGAGTTTTGCGCGCGGCTATCGAACATGGATGTGGCGAATAACTATCGATTGCCAACCGAAGCCGAGTGGGAATACTCGTGTCGAGCCGGAACCACCACAACGCGTTACGGCGATCTCAAGGACATTGCCTGGACCTTTCAGACCACTGAAGAAGGCGGCGAAGGCGGCTCAGGGCACCGCCACGTCGGCAAGAAGAAACCGAACGCGTGGGGGCTCTACGATATGTTGGGCAATGTCGCCGAGTGGTGCTCCGACTGGCACGGGCCGCCTCCGTTGCAATTCATAGCCGACCCAACGGGACCTGAATCCGGTGAGAGCCGAATCGTTCGGGGCGACGATTGTTTCGCAGACTGTTCGGAAAGTTTTCCGGGTTGTCTGGCCGGAGCCCGCGCGAGTTGGCGACCGGACGACAGTAGCCGAATCATCGGGTTTCGTGTGGTACGTATTCCGGCCAATGCAGAAAAGGGGTCGCACATTGAGCAATAG
- a CDS encoding GntR family transcriptional regulator produces the protein MQSSELSFSVSPSSGVPIYRQIIDQVNALVVSGRLKPGDGLPSIRKLAESLEVNMMTVSKAYARLEVDGVLIRMRGVGMAVAEQSVPNSATVKDRQAELRTLIEQAVLRGLQLRLTDRQIVAVVESILRENRNE, from the coding sequence ATGCAGTCGAGCGAACTTTCATTTTCCGTCTCACCGTCGTCTGGTGTGCCGATTTACCGGCAGATCATTGACCAGGTCAACGCGCTCGTGGTCAGTGGACGGCTGAAGCCTGGTGATGGGCTGCCAAGCATTCGAAAACTGGCTGAGTCGCTGGAAGTCAACATGATGACGGTCAGCAAAGCTTACGCTCGACTGGAGGTTGACGGCGTCCTGATCCGCATGCGGGGCGTGGGAATGGCGGTCGCTGAACAATCCGTTCCAAATTCGGCGACCGTCAAGGATCGGCAAGCAGAACTTCGGACGCTGATCGAGCAGGCCGTGTTGCGTGGATTGCAATTGAGACTTACCGATCGGCAAATCGTCGCCGTCGTGGAATCCATCTTACGAGAGAATCGCAATGAATAA
- a CDS encoding ABC transporter ATP-binding protein: MNKPDVRIEISKLCKSFAKHPVLQDVDWCIPSGTVVGLLGTNGSGKTTLIQCLLGLLKADSGRVTIDDEDAWDLSANTKARIGYVDQRPQFYPWMNGADLLKYVGAMYPHWNDALCAELAKQWIVPLSKPFGKLSPGEQQKVAILTALGNEPDLLILDEPVSSLDPLARRAFLKSLLEIARNESRTIVFSTHITSDVERVASHVAFLHEGKIQWFDELDVTKERIRRLRFRSNQDFPTTLSIPGALHVQVDGSMAVAAVAGTEKADIDAVCARYDASVEVEELNLEEIFLELHHVDA; this comes from the coding sequence ATGAATAAGCCAGACGTCCGCATCGAAATATCAAAACTCTGCAAGTCGTTTGCGAAGCACCCGGTCCTTCAGGATGTTGATTGGTGCATTCCGTCTGGCACCGTGGTGGGATTGCTGGGAACCAATGGCTCTGGAAAGACCACGCTGATTCAATGCTTGCTGGGATTGTTGAAAGCGGATTCCGGCCGCGTGACGATCGACGACGAGGACGCCTGGGATTTGTCTGCCAATACAAAGGCACGCATCGGTTACGTCGATCAACGACCACAGTTCTACCCGTGGATGAACGGAGCAGACCTGTTGAAATACGTGGGAGCGATGTACCCGCACTGGAATGATGCGCTGTGTGCCGAACTTGCGAAGCAATGGATTGTCCCGTTGTCAAAACCCTTCGGAAAACTCTCGCCCGGCGAGCAGCAAAAGGTTGCTATTCTAACAGCTTTGGGCAACGAACCCGATTTGCTGATTCTCGACGAACCGGTCAGCAGCCTCGATCCGCTGGCACGACGTGCTTTTCTGAAATCGCTGCTCGAAATCGCACGCAATGAAAGTCGGACGATCGTCTTTTCGACGCATATCACATCGGATGTCGAACGGGTTGCCTCGCACGTCGCGTTTCTGCATGAAGGCAAGATACAGTGGTTCGACGAACTGGACGTAACGAAGGAACGCATTCGGCGTCTGCGATTCCGATCGAATCAGGATTTCCCGACAACCCTTTCGATTCCTGGGGCACTGCATGTTCAGGTTGATGGTTCGATGGCGGTGGCAGCAGTGGCGGGAACGGAGAAAGCTGACATCGATGCTGTTTGCGCTCGTTATGACGCATCCGTCGAAGTCGAAGAACTGAACTTGGAAGAAATTTTCCTGGAGCTGCATCATGTGGACGCGTAG
- a CDS encoding RNA polymerase sigma factor, which translates to MTRSPETSDSLLLSVRDTDDRAAWDRFVAIYRPMVYRIGRRAGLQDSDAEDLAQRVMISVAGAIPDWEKDPHQGGFRGWLNRIARNALISMLRSRKLSEANGVIGKGGLPKQLLSPEASDDEIDRIIRQEHHRSRLRWAAEQVRHEFTQPTWRAFWLTTLGEVSVPDAAEQLQISVGSVYAARSRIMRKLQELARDSDLFNAEDCL; encoded by the coding sequence ATGACACGATCACCGGAAACCAGCGATAGCCTGCTGCTGAGCGTGCGAGATACGGACGATCGGGCGGCGTGGGATCGGTTTGTCGCAATCTACCGCCCAATGGTGTACCGCATCGGTCGCCGCGCTGGGTTGCAGGACAGCGACGCCGAGGATCTGGCTCAACGCGTGATGATCTCAGTTGCTGGCGCGATCCCGGATTGGGAAAAAGACCCGCACCAGGGTGGCTTTCGAGGATGGCTCAATCGGATTGCTCGAAATGCTCTGATCAGCATGCTTCGCAGTCGGAAACTCAGCGAAGCCAACGGGGTGATTGGCAAAGGCGGACTCCCAAAGCAGTTGCTGTCGCCCGAAGCATCTGATGATGAAATCGATCGCATCATTCGTCAGGAACATCATCGCAGTCGTTTGCGGTGGGCGGCAGAGCAGGTGCGACACGAATTTACTCAACCGACATGGCGAGCCTTCTGGCTGACCACGCTTGGTGAGGTCTCGGTTCCCGACGCGGCGGAACAACTTCAAATCTCAGTCGGAAGTGTTTACGCGGCGCGCAGTCGGATCATGCGGAAGCTGCAGGAACTTGCTCGCGACAGTGACCTATTTAATGCGGAGGATTGTTTATGA